Proteins co-encoded in one Psychromonas sp. L1A2 genomic window:
- the lptC gene encoding LPS export ABC transporter periplasmic protein LptC, whose amino-acid sequence MNKRKSIPFIALLVAFIVWIYVKPDTELPSLPDHHPSYIADDVQSNHYDEFGFNDYRVFAEKMTNYPENDTTLFEYPKVIVYTKDKKTDVITTWQLTSKTGTLTEKYNLLLSGDVLVENLSKDQLVQTMSTAQATLQLDSKEISSDQKVTWTGPQVKQEGVGFWASMVTEEMKLNSNIKAVYLNESK is encoded by the coding sequence ATGAACAAACGCAAGAGCATTCCTTTTATAGCCCTATTAGTTGCATTTATAGTATGGATATATGTAAAACCAGATACAGAACTTCCATCTCTTCCTGATCATCATCCTAGTTATATTGCTGACGATGTACAAAGTAACCATTACGATGAGTTTGGCTTTAATGATTATCGTGTGTTTGCAGAGAAAATGACTAATTACCCTGAAAATGACACCACTTTATTTGAATATCCTAAAGTGATTGTTTATACCAAAGATAAAAAAACAGATGTTATAACAACATGGCAATTAACCAGTAAAACAGGCACATTGACAGAAAAATATAACTTACTATTATCAGGAGACGTTTTAGTTGAGAATCTCAGTAAAGATCAATTAGTACAAACAATGTCTACAGCTCAAGCAACATTGCAACTGGATAGTAAAGAAATTAGCAGCGACCAAAAAGTCACATGGACAGGACCACAAGTTAAACAAGAAGGTGTTGGATTTTGGGCATCAATGGTCACAGAAGAAATGAAACTTAATTCTAATATAAAAGCGGTATACCTTAATGAATCTAAATAA
- a CDS encoding RNA polymerase factor sigma-54, whose product MKQGLQLKMGQQLAMTPQLQQAIKLLQLSTLDLQQEIQNALDSNPLLEQDDQTGTEELVKEADSSEVDTSEAISQQEFSDDLPAEKEWEESYNSTPITGNTSSAVAYDGESTVYQGESSTSLQDHLLWQMQLTPFTETDQVIAMAIIDSIDESGYLTTDCESILDSLKADLEDLELDEVEVVLKRIQHFDPLGVAARTTQECLQIQLRQLPNTTQWRDEAIQILEQYMDLLGNRDYRTLARKSKFKEAQLAEIMRLIQSLEPRPGNGVETSETQYIIPDVYVKKIQGQWRVSLNQDCDPNLSINQQYANMCSGNISKTDSQFIKGHLQEAKWFIKSLENRNETLLKVSNCIVQQQQAFFEYGDESMKPMVLNDVAFEVEMHESTISRVTTQKFMHTPRGIYELKFFFSSHVATDGGGECSSTAIRALIKKLVAAELTTKPLSDNKITQLLEEKGIQVARRTIAKYRESLGIPPSNQRKQLL is encoded by the coding sequence ATGAAACAGGGTTTACAATTGAAAATGGGTCAGCAATTAGCGATGACCCCTCAATTACAGCAAGCAATAAAACTATTGCAGCTATCAACGCTCGATCTCCAACAGGAGATTCAAAACGCATTAGATTCAAATCCTCTTTTAGAGCAAGATGATCAAACGGGTACTGAAGAGTTAGTCAAAGAAGCTGATAGCAGTGAAGTTGATACTTCAGAAGCCATTTCCCAACAAGAATTTTCAGATGATCTTCCTGCAGAAAAAGAATGGGAAGAATCTTATAACTCTACGCCTATTACAGGTAACACCTCTAGTGCTGTTGCTTATGACGGTGAAAGTACAGTCTATCAGGGAGAATCTTCGACTTCTCTACAAGACCATTTATTATGGCAAATGCAATTAACGCCTTTTACTGAAACGGATCAAGTCATTGCAATGGCAATTATCGATTCTATTGATGAGTCAGGATATTTGACCACTGACTGTGAAAGTATTTTAGATAGCTTAAAAGCTGATTTAGAAGATTTGGAATTAGATGAAGTAGAGGTAGTATTAAAACGAATCCAACATTTCGATCCACTAGGTGTCGCGGCTCGTACCACTCAAGAGTGTTTACAAATTCAACTTCGCCAATTACCGAATACAACGCAATGGCGTGACGAAGCTATTCAAATACTTGAACAGTACATGGATCTTCTTGGTAACAGGGATTACAGAACACTTGCACGTAAAAGTAAATTCAAAGAAGCACAACTTGCAGAAATCATGCGCTTAATTCAAAGCTTAGAACCTCGACCAGGTAATGGTGTTGAAACAAGTGAAACACAATATATTATTCCAGATGTCTATGTTAAAAAGATTCAAGGACAATGGCGAGTTTCATTAAATCAAGATTGCGATCCTAATTTATCGATTAACCAACAATACGCAAATATGTGCTCAGGTAACATCAGTAAAACCGATTCTCAATTCATTAAAGGCCATTTGCAAGAAGCGAAATGGTTCATCAAAAGCTTAGAAAACCGCAATGAAACACTATTAAAAGTATCGAACTGTATTGTGCAACAACAACAAGCTTTCTTTGAATACGGCGATGAGTCGATGAAACCAATGGTTTTAAATGATGTTGCCTTTGAAGTCGAAATGCATGAATCAACCATTTCTCGAGTGACTACGCAGAAGTTTATGCATACTCCTCGTGGCATTTATGAATTGAAGTTTTTCTTTTCGAGTCATGTTGCAACCGATGGCGGTGGTGAATGTTCATCAACAGCTATCCGTGCTTTAATTAAAAAGCTCGTTGCCGCAGAATTAACGACTAAACCTTTAAGTGATAACAAAATAACGCAGTTATTAGAAGAAAAAGGTATTCAAGTAGCAAGACGTACTATTGCTAAGTACCGAGAATCATTAGGTATTCCACCTTCTAACCAGCGAAAGCAATTACTTTAA
- a CDS encoding HPr family phosphocarrier protein, with product MDKIKQTITIQNKLGLHTRATIKLVELVNAFDAQITITHNEKKADAGSVLGLLVLETCFGQEIEIEAQGAQAQEAMLAVTELIENKFLEEE from the coding sequence TTGGATAAAATTAAGCAAACAATTACAATACAAAACAAACTCGGTTTGCACACACGTGCAACAATAAAACTAGTCGAATTAGTTAATGCTTTTGATGCGCAAATCACCATCACACACAATGAAAAAAAAGCAGATGCTGGTAGCGTACTTGGTTTATTAGTGTTAGAAACTTGTTTTGGTCAAGAAATTGAAATAGAAGCGCAAGGTGCACAAGCACAAGAAGCGATGTTAGCCGTTACTGAGCTCATCGAAAATAAGTTTTTAGAAGAAGAATAA
- a CDS encoding STAS domain-containing protein, with protein sequence MSNSMLLEQDLLLANLSEQTYPALDTYKAVENLDLSQLNNVDSAGVAYLVQIKTQYPALQLVNASAKLLVLAELYGVENFFEK encoded by the coding sequence ATGAGTAACAGCATGTTGCTTGAACAAGACTTATTGCTTGCTAATTTAAGCGAGCAAACCTATCCCGCTCTAGATACTTATAAAGCAGTTGAAAACTTAGATTTATCGCAACTAAATAACGTTGACTCTGCTGGGGTAGCTTATTTAGTACAAATTAAAACACAATATCCTGCATTACAATTAGTTAATGCTTCAGCAAAATTGCTTGTTTTAGCTGAACTTTATGGTGTAGAAAATTTTTTTGAAAAATAA
- the mgtE gene encoding magnesium transporter gives MLENTKVDNTQLRLQEVKKALEHGMFVLARSILDKMPACDVAFLLESSPPADRKVLWNLTDHDQHGEILEELNEDAKDGIINLMGTDNLVAATEGMETDGLAYVLRGIPDSVYRAVLEQMDTQDRQRVELALAFPEDTAGSMMNTDTVTVRPDVTIEVVLRYLRLKGSLPDTTDALYVVDTDNKLLGDVSLSTLLTVEPTSIISDVMKHDTEPLQVLMEENEIAKLFERHDWISAPVIDDNKQLLGRITIDDVVDIIRENAEHSMMGMAGMDDDEDTFAPILPSAKRRTVWLSVNLIAAFIAASVSNMFEATLEQVATLAVLMTIVPSMGGIAGNQTLALVIRGIAVGHISSSNTRWLIGKEAAIGLLNGMIWAVLVATAVVLWKGDMQVGYIIAGAMFINLSIAGIAGVCIPLLMHKYKIDPALAGGMALTTVTDVIGLFSFLGMATLVLRH, from the coding sequence ATGCTGGAAAACACTAAAGTTGATAATACCCAGCTACGACTTCAAGAAGTAAAAAAAGCACTTGAACACGGTATGTTTGTTTTAGCACGCAGCATTTTAGATAAAATGCCTGCTTGTGATGTCGCCTTTTTATTAGAATCCTCCCCTCCTGCAGATCGTAAAGTATTATGGAACTTAACAGACCATGATCAACACGGTGAAATCCTAGAAGAATTAAACGAAGATGCGAAAGATGGCATCATTAATTTAATGGGAACAGATAACCTTGTCGCAGCAACAGAAGGCATGGAAACCGATGGTTTAGCTTATGTATTAAGAGGCATCCCTGACAGTGTCTATAGAGCTGTATTAGAACAAATGGATACACAGGACAGGCAAAGAGTTGAACTGGCTTTAGCATTTCCTGAAGACACTGCTGGCTCGATGATGAATACCGATACAGTTACGGTTCGTCCTGATGTAACCATTGAAGTCGTACTGCGCTATTTACGTTTAAAAGGTTCGTTACCCGATACGACTGATGCATTATATGTCGTTGATACTGATAATAAGCTACTCGGTGACGTTTCTTTATCAACTTTATTAACAGTAGAACCCACTTCTATCATCAGTGATGTAATGAAGCATGATACAGAACCGCTTCAAGTATTAATGGAAGAAAATGAAATAGCCAAACTATTTGAACGACATGACTGGATTTCAGCCCCTGTTATTGATGATAACAAACAATTATTAGGCCGTATAACGATTGATGATGTCGTAGACATTATTCGAGAAAATGCAGAACACTCGATGATGGGTATGGCAGGTATGGATGATGACGAAGATACCTTCGCCCCTATTTTGCCTAGTGCTAAACGTCGTACGGTATGGTTATCTGTTAATTTAATTGCCGCTTTTATTGCCGCCTCTGTTTCCAATATGTTCGAAGCTACTCTAGAGCAAGTAGCAACATTAGCCGTCTTAATGACCATCGTACCGAGTATGGGCGGTATTGCCGGTAATCAAACATTAGCCTTAGTTATTCGTGGTATTGCAGTTGGCCATATCAGCAGCAGTAATACACGTTGGTTAATTGGTAAAGAAGCGGCCATTGGCCTGTTAAACGGTATGATTTGGGCTGTTTTAGTCGCCACAGCCGTCGTCTTGTGGAAAGGAGATATGCAAGTTGGTTATATCATTGCAGGTGCGATGTTCATTAACCTTTCTATTGCAGGGATTGCAGGCGTTTGTATCCCATTGTTAATGCACAAATATAAAATAGATCCTGCGCTTGCGGGTGGTATGGCATTAACAACTGTTACTGATGTTATTGGCCTATTTTCATTTTTAGGGATGGCAACACTAGTCCTACGTCATTAA
- the ptsN gene encoding PTS IIA-like nitrogen regulatory protein PtsN yields the protein MKISTLLNKDSVFCQTACTSKKGALEKISLIAAKELNLDAQELFESLIAREKIGSTGVGSGIAIPHVKISSELPATAVFLQCETGIDYDSYDGNKVDILFAIFVPEDLCKQYLSALSEISQKLLDKQFLRQLRSAQSNQELFELLTL from the coding sequence ATGAAAATATCTACTTTATTAAATAAAGATTCAGTATTCTGCCAAACTGCCTGCACTAGTAAAAAAGGTGCTTTAGAAAAAATCAGTCTTATTGCGGCTAAAGAATTAAACTTAGATGCGCAAGAGTTATTCGAAAGCTTGATTGCACGAGAGAAAATTGGGTCGACGGGAGTAGGCTCAGGTATCGCTATTCCTCACGTCAAAATTTCTAGTGAATTACCAGCAACAGCAGTCTTTCTACAATGTGAAACAGGCATTGATTATGATTCATATGACGGTAATAAAGTCGATATATTATTTGCTATATTCGTGCCAGAAGATCTTTGTAAGCAATACCTTTCTGCCTTATCAGAAATAAGTCAAAAGTTACTAGATAAACAGTTTTTACGCCAATTACGAAGTGCGCAAAGCAACCAAGAGTTATTTGAATTACTGACGTTATAA
- the mlaE gene encoding lipid asymmetry maintenance ABC transporter permease subunit MlaE, with product MYQYLTQVLQNTGAYTLQSIQGIGKSAVMFYRTLFAKPHPKLFHLCVAQVYQLGILSLPIIITAGLFIGMVLSLQGYYVLVDYAAEESLGSMVALSLLRELGPVVAALLFAGRAGSALTAEIGLMQSTEQIASMEMMAVSPLKRVIAPRLIAGILTLPLLTLIFNLVAIWGGFLVGVSWMGIDGGSFWSVMEGSVHFVPDVVNGMIKSLIFAFIVTWVALYNGFHVIPNAQGISRATTKTVVLASLLVLAMDFLLTVIMFGG from the coding sequence ATGTATCAATACCTTACACAAGTATTACAAAATACTGGTGCCTATACTTTGCAATCCATACAAGGTATCGGGAAGTCAGCGGTAATGTTTTACCGCACCTTATTCGCGAAACCCCATCCTAAACTATTTCATTTATGTGTTGCACAAGTTTATCAGTTAGGGATTTTGTCATTACCTATTATTATAACTGCTGGTCTTTTTATTGGTATGGTACTGAGCTTACAAGGTTATTATGTTTTGGTAGACTATGCTGCGGAAGAAAGTTTAGGCAGTATGGTTGCCTTGTCACTTTTACGTGAACTTGGGCCTGTTGTTGCTGCTTTATTATTTGCTGGGCGAGCAGGTTCGGCATTAACCGCTGAAATAGGGTTGATGCAAAGTACAGAGCAAATTGCCAGTATGGAAATGATGGCCGTTTCTCCTTTAAAGCGAGTCATTGCACCTCGTTTGATTGCAGGTATCCTAACTTTACCGCTATTAACTTTAATATTTAACCTAGTGGCTATCTGGGGAGGATTTTTGGTTGGTGTGAGTTGGATGGGAATCGATGGTGGTTCTTTTTGGTCTGTAATGGAAGGCAGTGTTCATTTCGTTCCAGATGTTGTGAATGGTATGATTAAAAGTCTTATCTTTGCTTTTATTGTTACTTGGGTTGCTTTATATAATGGTTTTCATGTGATTCCTAATGCACAAGGGATCAGCAGAGCAACAACCAAAACCGTGGTATTAGCTTCGTTACTTGTTTTAGCGATGGACTTTTTACTGACTGTTATTATGTTTGGAGGCTAA
- the lptA gene encoding lipopolysaccharide transport periplasmic protein LptA: MNLNKLTVLLTISLFNVNASALESDFDQPIHVSSIKQHASLKTNTVVFTDEVLLTQGSIKITADKLTVIRGTKPNHEIMIAEGNVATFHQIQDDGKPLDAEAKNISYEVAKGKITLSKSAQVKQLDSQVNGGEIVYFLESQELNVTTDQSKKERVQTVFLPAQFEKDKSTDSTKSSTPKTTGEQ, translated from the coding sequence ATGAATCTAAATAAATTAACAGTTTTACTTACTATTTCGCTGTTTAATGTAAATGCTTCAGCATTAGAGTCTGATTTCGATCAACCTATTCATGTTTCTTCTATAAAACAACATGCAAGTTTGAAAACTAACACAGTCGTTTTTACTGATGAGGTTTTACTTACGCAAGGCTCCATTAAAATTACGGCAGATAAACTAACGGTTATCCGTGGTACTAAACCCAATCATGAAATTATGATTGCAGAAGGTAATGTAGCAACATTTCATCAAATACAAGATGATGGAAAACCACTTGATGCAGAAGCAAAAAATATCAGTTATGAAGTCGCAAAAGGCAAAATAACATTATCTAAAAGCGCACAAGTGAAACAATTAGATAGTCAGGTAAATGGTGGTGAAATAGTTTATTTCTTAGAAAGCCAAGAACTGAATGTCACGACCGATCAAAGCAAAAAAGAACGTGTACAAACAGTCTTTTTGCCGGCTCAGTTTGAAAAAGACAAAAGCACAGATTCAACTAAATCTTCTACTCCAAAAACGACTGGAGAACAGTAA
- a CDS encoding ATP-binding cassette domain-containing protein, whose protein sequence is MPTQHIVINQLSFTRQQKKIFDKLDMQFEQGKITAVLGPSGIGKTTLLKLIGGQIPVDSGEVIFNGTSIHECSEKALYQARKKMGMLFQSGALFNDLSVFENVAFPLREHTHLDEKLLSTLVLMKLNAVGLRGAKDLYPSQLSGGMARRVALARAIALDPEVIMYDEPFTGQDPISMNVLLKLVKQLNDTLGLTSIIVSHDVNEVLSIADNVYVFADKKIIAEGTVDEVLAQKDNALLQQFLAGAVQGPVPFHMPANDYRADLEEVNR, encoded by the coding sequence ATGCCAACACAACACATTGTAATTAATCAACTTAGCTTTACGCGCCAACAAAAGAAAATTTTTGATAAGCTCGATATGCAATTTGAACAAGGTAAAATCACCGCTGTGCTTGGACCAAGTGGCATTGGTAAAACGACTTTACTAAAACTGATTGGTGGGCAAATTCCTGTCGATAGTGGAGAAGTTATCTTCAATGGCACTTCAATTCATGAATGTTCTGAAAAAGCGCTTTATCAAGCACGTAAAAAAATGGGCATGTTATTTCAAAGTGGCGCGTTGTTTAATGATTTAAGCGTATTTGAAAATGTGGCGTTCCCATTACGTGAACATACCCACCTAGACGAGAAACTGTTATCAACATTAGTATTGATGAAGCTTAATGCAGTTGGTTTACGTGGTGCTAAAGATTTATATCCTTCTCAGTTATCAGGAGGAATGGCTCGACGTGTTGCACTAGCCCGCGCGATTGCTTTAGATCCTGAGGTCATTATGTATGACGAACCTTTTACAGGACAAGATCCTATCTCAATGAATGTATTGTTAAAGTTAGTTAAACAGCTTAACGATACATTAGGTTTAACATCTATTATTGTTTCACATGATGTTAATGAAGTTTTATCGATTGCAGATAACGTTTACGTGTTTGCTGATAAAAAAATTATTGCTGAAGGCACTGTAGATGAAGTGTTAGCACAAAAAGATAATGCATTATTACAACAGTTTTTAGCGGGAGCGGTTCAAGGACCAGTTCCATTTCATATGCCTGCTAATGATTACCGAGCAGATTTAGAAGAGGTAAATCGATAA
- the lptB gene encoding LPS export ABC transporter ATP-binding protein codes for MAELRASGLVKSYKGRTVVNGVGLTVKTGEIVGLLGPNGAGKTTSFYMVVGLVKQDHGSIVIDDEDISSDPMHIRAQKGIGYLPQEASIFRRLTVTENIMGILQTRKELTQPQRDEKLNTLLEEFHITHIRNSKGMSLSGGERRRVEIARALATEPKFILLDEPFAGVDPISVIDIKNIIQQLRDRGLGVLITDHNVRETLDVCEHSYIVSHGEIIAVGTQDEILANDHVKRVYLGEEFKL; via the coding sequence ATGGCAGAATTACGAGCAAGCGGATTAGTTAAAAGTTATAAAGGACGTACTGTTGTAAATGGTGTCGGCCTAACAGTTAAAACAGGCGAGATAGTTGGTTTATTAGGTCCCAATGGAGCGGGAAAAACAACCTCTTTTTATATGGTTGTTGGGCTCGTTAAACAAGACCATGGCAGTATCGTTATCGATGACGAAGATATCTCTAGCGATCCGATGCATATTCGAGCACAAAAAGGTATTGGCTACCTACCACAAGAAGCCTCTATATTCCGCCGCTTAACCGTGACTGAAAATATTATGGGGATTTTGCAGACTCGTAAAGAACTAACGCAGCCACAACGAGATGAAAAGCTAAATACACTGTTAGAAGAATTTCACATCACCCATATCCGTAACAGTAAAGGAATGAGTTTATCTGGTGGTGAACGACGACGTGTAGAAATTGCACGAGCACTAGCAACTGAGCCAAAATTTATCTTGTTAGATGAGCCCTTTGCAGGGGTTGACCCTATATCGGTCATTGATATAAAAAATATTATTCAACAATTACGTGATCGCGGTCTAGGCGTACTGATTACAGACCATAATGTAAGAGAAACATTAGATGTTTGTGAGCATTCATATATAGTGAGCCACGGAGAAATCATAGCCGTAGGCACACAAGACGAGATATTAGCAAACGACCATGTGAAGCGCGTTTATCTAGGTGAAGAGTTTAAACTTTAA
- the kdsC gene encoding 3-deoxy-manno-octulosonate-8-phosphatase KdsC, giving the protein MIDTPYGKISTEVFQQAKKIKLFVCDVDGVFSDGRIYLGNDGEELKAFHTKDGFGLKAIMQQGIEVAIITGRQSNIVENRMSALGIKHIYQGKDDKLSVYNSLLEKLNLTPEQTAYIGDDVVDLPVMEQSGLGIAVNDAHPLVLQKADLVTTVKGGFGAVREICDLFLQCHGQLSMTQGKSE; this is encoded by the coding sequence ATGATTGATACCCCTTATGGAAAAATCAGCACCGAGGTTTTTCAACAAGCGAAAAAAATAAAGCTCTTTGTCTGTGATGTTGATGGTGTATTTTCTGATGGTCGAATTTATTTAGGCAATGATGGTGAAGAACTTAAAGCATTCCATACAAAAGATGGATTTGGACTTAAAGCTATAATGCAGCAAGGTATAGAAGTAGCTATCATTACTGGTCGACAATCTAATATAGTTGAAAATAGAATGTCTGCTCTAGGTATTAAACACATTTATCAAGGCAAAGATGATAAGTTAAGTGTTTACAACTCATTATTAGAAAAACTCAATCTAACACCCGAGCAAACGGCTTACATCGGTGACGATGTTGTAGACTTACCAGTCATGGAACAGTCAGGCTTAGGAATAGCGGTTAATGACGCTCATCCATTGGTTTTACAAAAGGCGGATCTAGTGACAACCGTTAAAGGTGGATTTGGAGCAGTACGTGAAATTTGTGACTTATTTTTACAATGCCATGGACAACTTTCAATGACTCAAGGTAAAAGCGAATAA
- a CDS encoding BolA family protein translates to MNTEIIKEKLEQALTLDVCIVKGENGTFQVIAVSDMFIDMSRVKKQQSIYAHLSEEIATNAIHALTIKALTPDEWQKQKHFI, encoded by the coding sequence ATGAATACTGAAATAATTAAAGAAAAATTAGAACAAGCCCTGACATTGGACGTTTGTATTGTTAAAGGCGAAAATGGTACTTTTCAAGTGATTGCTGTGAGTGACATGTTTATTGATATGAGCCGCGTTAAAAAACAACAAAGTATCTATGCTCATTTGTCTGAAGAGATAGCAACTAATGCTATTCATGCGTTAACAATTAAAGCGTTAACACCAGATGAATGGCAAAAACAAAAACATTTTATTTAG
- the rapZ gene encoding RNase adapter RapZ produces the protein MKLIVISGRSGSGKTIALHVLEDLGYNCIDGVPYQLLEQLIDTVDPKDNKVAVTLDIRNMPTKVDEIKHLVESLQKKVELEIIYIDALTSELIRRYSETRRLHPLSKQKHSLSQALELEKEMLAPLQALSAFSIDTTALSVHNLNEHLKIYLQGSTKSNLLVIFQSFGFKHIHPQDADYIFDVRFLPNPYWEKNLKEYSGKDKLIQDYLSAFPLVKETITNIENLFLTWLPHLEQNNRNYVTIAIGCTGGRHRSVYVTEQIAARFKHKYQIQIEHKCLKE, from the coding sequence ATGAAGTTAATTGTTATTAGCGGTCGTTCAGGATCAGGAAAAACAATTGCCCTCCATGTACTTGAAGATTTAGGTTACAACTGTATTGACGGTGTCCCGTATCAATTACTAGAACAATTAATTGATACGGTCGACCCAAAAGATAATAAAGTAGCGGTCACCTTAGATATACGTAATATGCCAACTAAAGTTGATGAAATTAAGCACCTTGTTGAATCATTGCAAAAAAAAGTAGAATTAGAAATCATCTATATAGATGCGCTAACCAGTGAATTAATTCGCCGATATAGTGAGACTCGCCGTTTACACCCTCTTTCTAAACAAAAACACTCTTTATCTCAAGCCTTAGAATTGGAAAAAGAGATGTTAGCACCACTACAAGCACTCTCTGCTTTTTCAATTGATACAACAGCCCTATCTGTTCATAATTTAAATGAACACCTAAAAATATACTTGCAAGGCTCGACTAAGAGTAATTTATTAGTTATTTTCCAATCTTTTGGTTTTAAACATATACACCCGCAAGATGCCGATTATATTTTTGATGTGCGTTTTTTGCCTAACCCATACTGGGAAAAAAACTTAAAAGAATACTCAGGCAAAGATAAACTTATTCAAGACTATTTAAGTGCCTTCCCATTAGTCAAAGAAACTATCACTAATATCGAAAACCTCTTTTTAACTTGGCTGCCGCATCTAGAGCAAAACAACCGCAACTATGTCACCATAGCTATTGGTTGTACTGGCGGTAGACATCGTTCTGTCTATGTCACAGAACAAATAGCGGCACGTTTTAAACATAAGTACCAAATACAAATTGAACATAAATGTTTAAAGGAGTAA
- the mlaD gene encoding outer membrane lipid asymmetry maintenance protein MlaD has protein sequence MPQKKLEIWVGLFVVAAIASFIVLAFSVAGLSFKGEGGSYTLQANFSNIGGLKPRAPVKLGGVVVGRVESISLDTKTYTPLVTLSMFEKQGFYPETSSLAILTSGLLGEQYVGIKPGFITDETEMLGNGDVIEDTKSALVLEDLIGQFIYSINKDD, from the coding sequence ATGCCACAAAAAAAATTAGAAATTTGGGTTGGGTTATTTGTTGTTGCAGCAATCGCCTCTTTTATTGTTTTAGCGTTTAGTGTTGCAGGCTTATCTTTTAAAGGTGAGGGCGGTAGTTATACGTTACAAGCTAACTTTAGTAATATTGGTGGGTTAAAACCACGTGCTCCTGTTAAATTAGGCGGTGTGGTGGTTGGTCGTGTTGAATCTATTTCTTTAGATACTAAAACTTATACCCCTTTAGTTACGCTTTCGATGTTCGAAAAACAAGGCTTTTACCCTGAAACCTCTTCTCTGGCTATTTTAACCTCTGGGTTATTAGGAGAGCAGTATGTTGGCATTAAACCTGGTTTTATTACTGATGAGACTGAAATGTTAGGTAATGGTGATGTCATTGAAGATACTAAGTCTGCATTAGTACTTGAAGACCTCATCGGACAGTTTATTTATTCTATTAATAAGGACGACTAA
- a CDS encoding MlaC/ttg2D family ABC transporter substrate-binding protein, producing the protein MRLFIYIFAFLYSLSFSLMASEHDLTDPNKTLHTLSTNTFERLTSEKERLVKDPEYIKVIINEELIPYFDYKYAAYSVVGPHLRDTTAEQRDSFVEAFRTYLINAYGHILIKYDQQTLTILDNNNFKDKKIVSVPVRMRDNNGQVTQLDFKLRKNKKTGEWKVFDVIAEGVSMLDTKRSEFGSLIQKEGIDEVIKLLLQKNDEFKS; encoded by the coding sequence ATGCGTTTATTTATTTATATTTTTGCTTTTTTATATTCTCTTTCATTTTCACTGATGGCAAGTGAACATGATTTAACTGATCCGAATAAAACCTTACATACTTTATCTACTAATACTTTTGAACGTTTAACTAGCGAAAAAGAAAGGCTAGTTAAAGATCCTGAGTATATTAAAGTGATCATCAACGAGGAGCTTATTCCTTATTTTGATTACAAATATGCAGCTTATAGTGTCGTTGGACCTCACCTAAGAGATACAACTGCAGAACAACGGGATAGCTTTGTAGAAGCATTTCGTACTTACTTAATTAATGCTTATGGTCATATATTGATTAAATATGATCAACAAACGCTCACAATACTCGATAATAATAATTTTAAGGATAAGAAAATTGTTAGTGTTCCTGTTAGAATGCGCGACAATAATGGGCAAGTAACCCAACTAGATTTTAAATTGCGTAAAAATAAAAAAACAGGTGAATGGAAAGTGTTTGATGTGATCGCAGAAGGTGTCAGTATGTTAGATACTAAGCGATCAGAGTTTGGTTCATTAATTCAGAAAGAAGGAATTGATGAAGTGATTAAACTGCTACTACAAAAAAATGATGAGTTTAAATCATGA